GTGATAGATGAACTGGCGCGCCATATCCGCCCTTAACCCGTTCTGAGATTTCGGAGAATTCGCGGCTTATCTAGGCGAACGGGGCACGCGGCGCAATGGGGGTGCGGGCGGCATTGTGTCCCGATGCCCCGCGTGCCGCAGCGTCTGCGGTAGGCCGCGGCGTCATTCTCCGCCTTGACATTTCAACAATTCTTGTATCATTGAATTATGGATCACGAAGCCGCCGTCACCCGTCTTGCCGCCCTGGGCCAGACCCACCGCCTCACCCTGTTCCGCACGCTCATGCGGGCCGGCCCGTCGGGCATGCCGGCAGGCGCGCTCGCCCGGGCCTGCGACCTGCGGCCCTCGGCCTTCACCTTCCATGTCGCCCAGCTCGAGCAGGCCGGCCTCGTCACCAGCTGGCGGCGTGGCCGCAACATCTTCTACGCGGTGGCGATCGAGGAGATGCGGCGGCTGATGGTGCATCTGACCGAGGACTGCTGCGACGGCCATCCCGAGATCTGCGGCGGCCTGTCCGACGCGATCGCCCAGAACTGCGCCGACTCCCCCGTTTGCGAGGTAACCGAATGAGCGCCGATCGCTACACCGTGCTGTTTCTGTGCACCGGCAATTCCGCCCGCTCCATCATCGCCGAGGCGATCCTGAACCGGATCGGCAGTCCGCGATTCACCGCCCTGTCCGCCGGCAGCCACCCCAAAGGCGCCGTCCACCCTTACACGCTCGACCTGTTGAAGGGCCTGAACCATCCCGTCGACGACCTGCGGTCGAAATCGTGGGACGAATTCGCCGGAGCCGATGCGCCGCAGCTCGATTTCGTCTTCACCGTCTGCGACGACGCGGCGGGCGAAGCCTGCCCGGTCTGGCCCGGCCAGCCCATGTCGGCCCACTGGGGCGTGCCCGATCCGGCCGCCGCCACCGGCAGCGAAGCCGTCAGGCGGGCCGCCTTCGCCGAGACCTACCGGATGCTGCACCAGCGCCTCTCGATCTTCGTCAACCTGCCGTTCTCCTCGCTCGACCGGCTGACGCTGCAGCAGCACCTGCGCGATATCGGCAAGCCGGGCGCCGGCGATACGCCGGCCTGAACCGCCCCCGAACGACCATCGCCACGCAAGAACTCACCAAACGAACGCCCTCCCCCGACCGAATACAGCCCGGACGCCCCGCCATGACGCTCTTCGAACGCTACCTGACCCTCTGGGTCGCCCTGTGCATCGTCGTCGGCGTCGCGCTCGGCCACGTCTTTCCCGATTTCGCGCGGGCGCTCGGCTCGATGGAGGTCGCGCACGTCAACCTGCCGGTCGCCGTGCTGATCTGGCTGATGATCATCCCGATGCTGGTGAAGATCGACTTCGCCGCCCTGTCCGGGGTCGCCGAGCACTGGCGCGGCATCGGCGTCACGCTGTTCATGAACTGGGCGGTGAAGCCGTTCACGATGGCGCTGCTGGGATGGCTGTTCATCGGCTGGCTGTTTCGCCCGCTCCTGCCCGCGGATCAGGTCGACAGCTATATCGCCGGGCTCATCCTGCTGGGCGCCGCCCCCTGCACCGCGATGGTCTTCGTCTGGAGCAACCTGACCAGGGGCGAGCCGCATTTCACCCTGTCCCAGGTCGCCCTGAACGACGCGATCATGGTGTTCGCCTTCGCGCCGATCGTGGCGCTGCTGCTCGGGCTGTCGGCGATCATCGTGCCGTGGGACACGCTGGTCCTCTCGGTGGTCCTCTACATCGTCGTACCGGTGGTCATCGCCCAGGTCCTGCGCCGTGCCGTCCTGCGCCGCGGCGAGGCCACGTTCGCCGCCTTCCTGGCGCGGCTCCAGCCGGTATCCGTGCTCGCCCTGCTGGCGACGCTGGTGCTGCTGTTCGCCTTCCAGGGCGAGCAGATCCTGGCGCAGCCGTTCATCATCGTGCTGCTGGCCGTGCCGATCCTGCTGCAGACCTATTTTATCTTCGGCCTCGGCTACCTGCTCAATCGCGCTACCGGCGAGGTCCATTGCATCGCCGCTCCCTCCGCCCTGATCGGCGCCAGCAACTTCTTCGAACTGGCGGTCGCCGCCGCCATCAGCCTGTTCGGCTTCGGCTCCGGCGCCGCCCTCGCCACCGTCGTCGGCGTGCTGATCGAAGTGCCGGTGATGCTGTCGCTGGTCGCCTTCGCCAACCGGACGGCGCACTGGTTCCCGGCCCGGCAGCCGTCGACCTGAAGCCAGGCAATACATCGCCGGTTAAATTAACTACGCCAACGGGTTGCCGATGCCGGTCGGGCCCGAATACGGCCTTGCATATGCCCCCCGCTCGTGCATTCATTCAGTCAATAAGTGCGCTTGGACTAAGGTGCGGCACGAAGGGTGGGGTCATGGGGAGACCCTCAATAAGCCTGTGCCTCGCCGCGAACGAAGCGTCGAGGAGGAAACGGCTTACGCATGACAGATGCCATCATTCTGTCGGCGCGCGACCTGACGAAGGAGTTCAAGGGCTTCTTCGC
This region of Microbaculum marinisediminis genomic DNA includes:
- a CDS encoding ArsR/SmtB family transcription factor, with product MDHEAAVTRLAALGQTHRLTLFRTLMRAGPSGMPAGALARACDLRPSAFTFHVAQLEQAGLVTSWRRGRNIFYAVAIEEMRRLMVHLTEDCCDGHPEICGGLSDAIAQNCADSPVCEVTE
- a CDS encoding arsenate reductase ArsC; protein product: MSADRYTVLFLCTGNSARSIIAEAILNRIGSPRFTALSAGSHPKGAVHPYTLDLLKGLNHPVDDLRSKSWDEFAGADAPQLDFVFTVCDDAAGEACPVWPGQPMSAHWGVPDPAAATGSEAVRRAAFAETYRMLHQRLSIFVNLPFSSLDRLTLQQHLRDIGKPGAGDTPA
- the arsB gene encoding ACR3 family arsenite efflux transporter; protein product: MTLFERYLTLWVALCIVVGVALGHVFPDFARALGSMEVAHVNLPVAVLIWLMIIPMLVKIDFAALSGVAEHWRGIGVTLFMNWAVKPFTMALLGWLFIGWLFRPLLPADQVDSYIAGLILLGAAPCTAMVFVWSNLTRGEPHFTLSQVALNDAIMVFAFAPIVALLLGLSAIIVPWDTLVLSVVLYIVVPVVIAQVLRRAVLRRGEATFAAFLARLQPVSVLALLATLVLLFAFQGEQILAQPFIIVLLAVPILLQTYFIFGLGYLLNRATGEVHCIAAPSALIGASNFFELAVAAAISLFGFGSGAALATVVGVLIEVPVMLSLVAFANRTAHWFPARQPST